AACAAGGGCATCTTCAAGGGTCTTTGCGAAAACCTCCAGAAGGCTCTGGACGAAAGCATTTCTGAAGTCCGCGTGTCTAGCCGTCTGAAGGACAGCCCCTGCTGCCTCGTCACCAGCGAAGATGCCATGAGCGCCCAGATGGAACGCATGATGAAGGCCATGGGCCAGACCAACGTTCCTAAGTCCAAGCGTATTCTTGAAATCAACCCGACGCACCCCATTTGCGAAATGCTGAAGGCCAAGGCTGAAGCTAACGCCGACCTGGGCGATTGGCCCAAGGCTCTCTACGGTCAGGCTCTCCTGGCTGAAGGTAGCCCGCTGCCCAACCCGGCTGAATACGTTGCTGCGATTACAAAACTGCTCACTGCTGCTGCTAAATAATCGACGTCATTCTGGAGGGCCCATAGGCCCGATAGAATCCAGTGAAAGGAATCTAAAAACGCAAAAAAATCCTGCGATGAACTCGCAGGATTTTTTTGTGTTTAAATACGTAACCTTGTTACTTGCGGATCTTCAAGGTAGAGATTTTCTTGGAAGCCTTCTTGGACTTCTTCAGGGAGAAAATGCTGCCATCTTCTTCATCGTCGCCCATAAGATCGCTCAAGCTCGTTTTGCAGGCTTCCTGGAATTCTTCGTACATTTCTGCACGAGCTTCGCTGGTGACGTACTTGGTGACGGTTGTTTCCTTACGAATCAGTTTGGAACCTTCGCAGCGAGCTTCTACGATGGTTTCTTCGTCCAGTTCTTCATCGTCTTCTTCAAGAGCTTCCTTACAGGTCTTTTCGGTAAGGAGATCTGCAGTGGATTCGTCTACGGTGGTTACGGTAGTTCCGTCAAAGGTCACGGTAGATTTTGAAACGGCGCTGGTGAAGCCCATGTCGAAGGTGACGTTCATGATCCATTCATCATCGTTCAGTTCGCCGGAACAGCTGTTTTCGAATTCCGGTTCGGATTCCATTGCTTCAAAGAGCTTTACAATGACTTCTACGTATTCTTCCTTGGTCATGCCCATTTCTTCAAGAGCCTTGTTCAGATCTTCCTGGGGAACCTTGTCCAAAGCGGCGATGATGTCTTCCTTGGTCATGTTGGACGGATCCATATCACCAAAATCGAAATCTAGACCGAGGTCTTCGCTGGATATTGCGGTGGAAGAACTGGACTTGTTGTCCTTTGCAGCAGAGTTGCTGGAAGTGGGAACCTTGTTGTCGTCATCCTTAACGACGCTGGAACCATTGTCGCCACTGGGTGCTGCGGGGGAAGAGCTGTCGTCATCGCAGGCGGTGAGACCGAATGCTGCAACCAGAGCGACTGCACAACCAAACTTCTTGAAATTCATATGTTCTCCTTTGATTATTTTCACATGTAATGTAATTTGCAAAGAAATATACTAATACAAATGCCTAAAAGTTCTATTTTTGTTACAAACTTCCTAATGAAGGTGTTTTTCATGGATTTTATCAAGGCTTTTTTAGTTTTTTCGTCAATGGCCGTGCTTGCCGCCTGTGCGGGAAGTGGTTCTAATACTGAACCCGCTGTTGCACAGGAGCCTGTAAAGACAATTTCCTTGAATAAGTTCGTCTGTCCGGAAGATCAGTCTTATATCCGTGGGGAAGGTATTGGTAATTCTGCAGATGAAGCTTTGGTGCTTGCTCAGAGACAAATCGCCAATCGCATTCAGTCTACGGTGGAATCCAGCTCGAACTTAAAACGCGTTCAGTCTGAAGATGATAAGGGTCGTGAGGCTGTTTCCTCTAGCTATGAAGTGAACTCCCTGGTTTATTCCCGTCTGGAAAATGCCCAGGCTGCTCGTCAGGTGGGCAAGGTTGAAGCGGATGGTAGGGTAGGTGTGGTGGCTTGCATGTCTATTGAGCATGCCATGGCTCCCTTCAGGAATGATTACATTGGCGGCTCGGTTGATGTGATTACAAAGGGTGCTATCTTTGAAAATGAAAAGCACCCTCTTACCAGATTGGCTGCATTTGATTCCGCAAAGGTATCTTATGCAAAGATGGTTGCCGCCCGTGAAGTGATGGATATGTTCCATTACAAAACCTACGAAAACAACACGGTTAATGTGGATTCCATTTATAAAAATCTTGTCGAAGTTTATCGCGACTTTAGATCCCACTATGCCTTCTACTATAACGCGGGTAACGGCGGTGAAGGGGAACGAGCTATCTTTGGCCGTCTTTCCCAGAAGTATCATGTTGTGGCTGGTGAATGTCAGGGTGGGGTTCTGCTTGCTGTGAATGCTACTGAACCGGATTGCAAGGACGGAAGTTTTGGGACGACTTGCTCTTCTATGCTCACTCTTACGGGATCATCCTGCGGGGGCGAAAGTTATTTTGTTCAAAAGACCATGGTTAAGGGTACAGGAAAGTATGGCAGGGATGAAGCTATTGGTCGCCTTGTTCAGAATATTGCCGATGGAGAATGGTTTACCTTGTGGACCAAGGTTCTTGACCAGTGGAACGTGAAATGAGAAAGTTTTTTAGTGTTTTGATTTTGGCTCTTGCGTCGGTTGCCTTTGCCCAGTCCGAGTCTTTGACCGCTCAGCTGATGCTACCCAGTGCAATCAAGGATTCCTTGCCGTGGTTTGCCGTACGTGAAATCAATGAGGCCAGTTCTCCTTTTACCAAGGTTTTCCTGTCCAGGGAAACTGCAAAGGCGGAACGTACTGCTCTGGTCTTTTTTGCTACCTGGTGCAATCCCTGCAAGGCTGGCATTAAGCGTTTAGCAAACGCCCAGGCGGAATTGAAGGAACATAAGGTCAATGTAATCCTGGTAAACATCGGCGTTCGAGAAGTGGAAGAAAAGAAAATCCGCTCTTGGGTCAATAGTATTGGCGCAGGTACCTTCAAGTTGATTATCGATCCCTTCAAGGTCATGACCGAAGGCTTTGGACTTGTGGGTAAGTCTGGTGAAATCGCGCTGCCTAAGACTCTGGTCGTGGACCAGAAGATGAAACCTGTAAAGCTCCTTGGACAAGAAGGATCTGATTGGCCTCAGATTCTTTGGGAAGACTAGTCATTAAAAAAGTAGGTTGTTATGTACTTAATCGTTGGTCTTGGAAATCCTGGCACTCAGTATGCCAATACGCATCATAACGCAGGCTTTATGGCTGTGGAAAAATTGGCAAATTCTGATGACTGGAAATCTGAACACAAGGCCTTGACTCAGAAGGTGACCATCGGTGGTCAGGAATGCCTGCTGGCAAAGCCTCAGACCTATATGAACCTGTCTGGGGAATCCGTTCAGGCCTTGATGACCTGGTACAAGATTAAGCCGGAACAACTGCTTGTGTTTAGCGATGACATTAATTTGGATGTAGGTCGTATTCGTTGCCGCGCCAATGGTAGCCACGGTGGTCAGAACGGCCTCCGCAACATTATTGAAAAGATTGGCGACAAGTTCCCTCGCATCCGTTTCGGCGTGGGCAAGTGTCCACCAAAATTTGACCTCAGCAACTGGGTGTTGGCTAAGTTCCCTCCTGAAGATCGCCCTGTTTTTGACGAAGCCCTGGAGAAGGTGAAGCCTTTGGTGGAGTGCTACTTCAAATTTGGCATTGAAAAGTGCATGGAACGCTATAATGGAAAGTGACCGCTGGTCACTTTTTTTCTATATATGTATTGCAAAAAGAACCGATAATATCTCCAAAAGAGGTCTATTATGAAAATTTTGCCCGAAGCATTAACTTTTGATGACGTTCTTCTTGTGCCTGCAGAATCTTCTGTTCTGCCGTCCCAGACTGACGTTTCTACTCAGCTCGCTGCAAATATCAAGCTTAACATCCCTGTGATTAGTGCTGCTATGGATACCGTTACCACGGCTCCTCTCGCTATTTCTATTGCACTCCAGGGCGGCCTTGGCATTATCCATAAGAACATGTCCATCGAAGAACAGGCCGAAGAAGTTCGCAAGGTCAAGCGCTGGCAGTCCGGTATCGTTACCAATCCGGTGACCCTGGACGCAGACGAACCTGTGTCTGCAGCTTTCGAAATGCGTGCTCGCAACAAGATCAGCGGTTTCCCCATCTTGTCTAAGGGTAAGCTGGTTGGTATGCTCACCAGCCGCGACCTCCGCACCATTACCGACTACAATGTGAAGATTTCCAAGGTCATGACCAAGAATCCGGTCACCGCTTCTCCCAAGATTTCCCTGGCAAAGGCCAAGGAACTTCTGGCTGAAAAGCGTATTGAAAAGCTCCCGCTGGTTGATGCCAACGGCGTGCTCAAGGGCCTTATCACCATGA
This Fibrobacter sp. UWEL DNA region includes the following protein-coding sequences:
- a CDS encoding TlpA disulfide reductase family protein, whose amino-acid sequence is MRKFFSVLILALASVAFAQSESLTAQLMLPSAIKDSLPWFAVREINEASSPFTKVFLSRETAKAERTALVFFATWCNPCKAGIKRLANAQAELKEHKVNVILVNIGVREVEEKKIRSWVNSIGAGTFKLIIDPFKVMTEGFGLVGKSGEIALPKTLVVDQKMKPVKLLGQEGSDWPQILWED
- the pth gene encoding aminoacyl-tRNA hydrolase encodes the protein MYLIVGLGNPGTQYANTHHNAGFMAVEKLANSDDWKSEHKALTQKVTIGGQECLLAKPQTYMNLSGESVQALMTWYKIKPEQLLVFSDDINLDVGRIRCRANGSHGGQNGLRNIIEKIGDKFPRIRFGVGKCPPKFDLSNWVLAKFPPEDRPVFDEALEKVKPLVECYFKFGIEKCMERYNGK